A single Candidatus Sericytochromatia bacterium DNA region contains:
- a CDS encoding acetate--CoA ligase family protein, translated as MSASSPEPLQPAGDAGLSPGYLAGMLERAWVTPLRWVSAPPSLARLRALDHPLAAGLPGADLPVQLGEEPAAAAIAWVGHWTRAILQVAGLPVFGRAQLLAPPPAASEPWWLLLPAYERTAEATAVALAWVAHLLSQVDAAGTQAATLSELPALLARLRAMAPHGANMVPFLAAAHAAGIPVYHVAGGVFQFGQGARARLLKSSFTDQTPVIAAEWARDKVQAAQALRRAGLPAPAHQLVANPEAAVAAAAALGYPVVLKPADRDGGVGVAAGLMTPAAVRAAFEAAAHHSARVLVEQHAAGRDYRLTVFQGELLWAIERQAGGVTGDGRQRVQELVEALNRDPRRGDGPHRPMAWLQLDAEALELLDEAGLTPASVPPAGGFVRLRRAANITRGGMPLPVMDRVHPDNRRLAIRAAAALRLDLAGVDLLIPDIARSWLEVGAAICEVNGQPELGTATNDRLHASVLRALVPGNGRIPVVVVVGQGVSDTHVPTIAAALTAAGHTVGRVQAGGVYIGDALVAPPSPASPMRGCEGATVLLAAPEVTAMVLAVEDASVLETGLPLARFDVLVVAGPLASDAASRQVLAVLLGACDGTAIPLAEAGIPLLAPSGPALTCWITGPVTADGVVAWVQAAVQEAIAHHALPPAGGTSHEAS; from the coding sequence GTGTCCGCGAGCTCGCCTGAGCCACTCCAGCCGGCGGGGGACGCGGGCCTCAGTCCCGGCTACCTGGCCGGAATGCTGGAACGGGCCTGGGTTACGCCGCTGCGCTGGGTCTCCGCCCCGCCGTCGCTGGCCCGGCTGAGGGCGCTGGATCATCCTCTTGCCGCCGGGCTGCCGGGGGCCGACCTGCCGGTCCAGCTGGGCGAGGAGCCGGCTGCCGCGGCGATCGCCTGGGTGGGCCACTGGACCCGGGCGATCCTGCAGGTGGCCGGGCTGCCCGTGTTCGGCCGCGCTCAGCTGCTCGCGCCGCCGCCGGCGGCTAGCGAACCCTGGTGGCTGTTGCTGCCCGCCTACGAACGCACGGCCGAGGCCACCGCCGTGGCCCTGGCCTGGGTCGCTCACTTGCTGAGCCAGGTCGACGCGGCTGGGACGCAAGCGGCCACCCTGTCGGAGCTGCCCGCGTTGCTGGCGCGCCTGCGCGCCATGGCGCCCCATGGGGCCAACATGGTGCCGTTTCTGGCCGCCGCCCACGCGGCCGGCATCCCGGTCTACCACGTGGCGGGGGGCGTGTTTCAGTTCGGTCAGGGCGCCCGGGCGCGGCTGCTCAAGAGCAGCTTCACCGACCAGACCCCCGTGATCGCGGCCGAGTGGGCCCGCGACAAGGTCCAGGCGGCGCAGGCGTTGCGCCGGGCGGGGCTGCCCGCCCCCGCGCACCAGCTGGTCGCGAACCCGGAAGCGGCGGTGGCGGCAGCGGCGGCGCTCGGCTATCCGGTGGTGCTCAAGCCGGCCGATCGCGACGGCGGGGTCGGAGTGGCGGCGGGCCTGATGACCCCGGCGGCCGTCCGCGCGGCCTTCGAGGCGGCTGCTCACCACTCGGCGCGCGTGCTGGTCGAGCAGCACGCGGCAGGCCGCGACTATCGCCTGACGGTCTTTCAAGGTGAGTTGCTCTGGGCGATCGAGCGGCAGGCCGGGGGCGTCACGGGGGATGGCCGCCAGCGTGTGCAGGAACTGGTCGAGGCGCTCAACCGGGATCCGCGTCGCGGGGATGGGCCGCACCGACCGATGGCCTGGCTGCAGCTGGATGCCGAGGCGCTGGAACTGCTGGATGAGGCGGGGTTGACGCCCGCCAGCGTGCCGCCGGCCGGGGGCTTCGTGCGCCTGCGTCGTGCGGCGAACATCACCCGCGGCGGGATGCCCCTGCCCGTGATGGACCGGGTACACCCGGACAACCGCCGGCTGGCCATCCGGGCCGCAGCGGCGCTGCGGCTGGATCTGGCCGGGGTGGACCTGTTGATTCCGGATATCGCGCGCTCGTGGCTGGAGGTCGGCGCGGCCATCTGCGAGGTCAACGGACAACCGGAACTCGGCACGGCCACCAACGACCGCCTTCACGCCTCGGTGCTGAGGGCGCTGGTGCCCGGTAACGGCCGGATTCCGGTGGTCGTGGTGGTGGGGCAGGGGGTGAGCGACACTCACGTGCCGACGATCGCCGCCGCTCTCACGGCCGCGGGCCACACCGTCGGTCGCGTGCAGGCCGGCGGCGTCTACATCGGTGACGCCTTGGTCGCTCCCCCGTCCCCCGCGTCACCGATGCGCGGGTGCGAGGGCGCGACCGTGCTGCTGGCGGCTCCGGAGGTCACGGCCATGGTGCTGGCCGTGGAGGACGCGAGCGTGCTGGAGACCGGCCTGCCGCTGGCGCGCTTCGACGTGCTGGTGGTGGCCGGGCCGCTGGCTTCGGACGCGGCCTCCCGCCAGGTGTTGGCTGTCCTCCTGGGGGCCTGCGATGGCACGGCCATTCCTCTGGCGGAAGCCGGAATTCCCTTGCTGGCCCCCTCAGGGCCAGCGCTGACCTGCTGGATCACGGGCCCCGTGACCGCCGACGGCGTGGTGGCCTGGGTGCAGGCGGCCGTGCAGGAGGCGATCGCCCATCACGCGCTACCCCCAGCAGGTGGGACCTCCCACGAGGCGTCTTGA
- a CDS encoding proline--tRNA ligase — protein sequence MRMSKLLAPTLREVPADAEIISHQLLARAGFIRRLSPGVYNLLPLMNRVVQKVSRIVREEMDAAGAQELLMPVMIPAELWMETGRWQKYGKELVRFKNRHDRDEVLGPTHEEVITDIVRGTVRSYRQIPINLYQIQTKVRDEIRPRFGLLRGREFIMKDAYSFHETTDCLEREYTNMAEAYTRIFARCGLDTRPVESDVGAIGGSAAHEFMVVVETDAGENALLYCDSCDYAANVERAESRLSAFTGGAPTDRQVVATPATRTIEQLCAHLGCEPRRIAKTLVYMADESLVAVVIRGDLSVNEVKLGNVLNANQLRLATEDEVRNLAGVVPGFVGPVGLKVARVLVDRSLEGQTNLVMALNQPDVHATGVNAPRDWQPEDWVDVRTAAVGEACARCAGGHLKAARGIEVGNIFKLGTKYSDSMQATYTTPEGEEKTFVMGCYGIGITRTAQAAVEAHHDENGIKWPVPIAPYHLVIVPVNHKDEVQSAAAQQLYDAALAAGLEVILDDREERAGVKFKDAELIGIPFRLTCGKGLAEGQVELAVRASGEKRDVPLAEAIATIQQLVREGTRTQRPAQPVGV from the coding sequence ATGCGCATGTCCAAGCTGCTGGCCCCCACGCTCCGCGAGGTGCCGGCCGATGCCGAAATCATCTCCCACCAGTTGCTCGCCCGGGCCGGTTTCATCCGCCGTCTGAGCCCGGGAGTTTACAACCTCCTGCCGCTCATGAACCGGGTCGTGCAGAAGGTCTCGCGCATCGTGCGCGAGGAGATGGACGCCGCGGGTGCCCAGGAACTGTTGATGCCGGTCATGATCCCGGCCGAGCTCTGGATGGAGACTGGTCGCTGGCAGAAGTACGGCAAGGAGCTGGTGCGGTTCAAGAATCGCCACGATCGCGACGAGGTGCTCGGTCCGACGCACGAGGAAGTCATCACCGACATCGTGCGCGGCACGGTGCGCTCTTACCGCCAGATTCCGATCAACCTGTACCAGATCCAGACCAAGGTGCGCGACGAGATCCGGCCGCGCTTTGGTCTTCTGCGGGGGCGTGAGTTCATCATGAAAGACGCCTACTCCTTCCACGAGACGACGGACTGCCTCGAACGCGAATACACCAACATGGCGGAGGCCTACACCCGCATCTTCGCTCGTTGCGGCCTCGACACCCGGCCGGTGGAATCCGACGTGGGGGCGATCGGCGGGTCGGCGGCGCACGAGTTCATGGTGGTGGTCGAGACCGATGCGGGCGAGAACGCCCTGCTGTACTGCGACAGCTGCGACTACGCGGCCAACGTCGAGCGCGCCGAGTCGCGCCTGTCGGCCTTCACCGGCGGGGCGCCGACTGACCGTCAGGTGGTGGCGACGCCCGCGACGCGTACGATCGAGCAGCTTTGTGCCCATCTCGGCTGCGAACCGCGGCGGATCGCGAAGACCCTGGTCTATATGGCCGATGAGAGCCTGGTGGCGGTGGTGATTCGCGGCGACCTGTCGGTCAACGAGGTCAAGCTGGGCAACGTGTTGAATGCCAATCAGCTGCGTCTGGCCACGGAAGATGAGGTGCGCAACCTGGCCGGCGTGGTCCCGGGCTTCGTGGGGCCGGTCGGCCTGAAGGTCGCCCGCGTGCTGGTCGACCGTTCGCTGGAGGGCCAGACCAACCTCGTGATGGCCCTGAACCAGCCGGATGTTCACGCCACCGGGGTGAACGCCCCCCGGGACTGGCAGCCCGAAGACTGGGTCGATGTTCGCACGGCCGCCGTCGGGGAGGCCTGCGCACGCTGCGCGGGCGGGCATCTCAAGGCGGCGCGCGGCATCGAGGTGGGCAACATCTTCAAGCTGGGCACCAAGTACAGCGACAGCATGCAAGCCACCTACACCACGCCGGAGGGTGAGGAGAAAACCTTCGTGATGGGCTGCTACGGCATCGGTATCACGCGCACCGCGCAGGCGGCGGTGGAGGCCCATCACGACGAGAACGGCATCAAGTGGCCCGTGCCGATCGCGCCCTACCACCTGGTGATCGTGCCCGTGAACCACAAGGACGAGGTCCAATCGGCCGCTGCCCAGCAGCTCTACGACGCTGCCCTCGCGGCGGGCCTCGAGGTCATTCTGGATGACCGGGAGGAGCGCGCCGGCGTGAAGTTCAAGGACGCCGAGCTGATCGGCATCCCCTTCCGCCTGACGTGCGGCAAGGGCCTGGCCGAGGGCCAGGTGGAGCTGGCCGTGCGCGCCAGCGGGGAGAAGCGGGACGTGCCGCTGGCCGAGGCGATCGCCACGATCCAGCAGCTCGTGCGCGAGGGAACCCGCACGCAACGGCCCGCGCAGCCCGTGGGAGTCTGA
- a CDS encoding S8 family peptidase — protein MPLRSSHLLASLAGVVTLAGCATFTAPVPGQTPGAGMRAQSGESEYCIAFRDPLARQAALTRHGLRPLRAVPALELVVVRLPNLQAARGALTRDAAVRWLEPVGQVTLEESAPVPAPPALVGPSAGDDQRPAQWALDKLAVETAWQRTSGRKETLVAVVDTGIDDRHPDLTGRVRKGRDFVNGDDDAFDDNFHGTHCAGILAANRGNGGVVGVAPEVTLLPVKVLSAQGSGTYDQVAAGLVYAADQGASIISVSLGTYTPSQVLLEAVRHAQRKGALVVAGMGNQGSDKPFYPAAWPDVLAVGATTVKDERARYSNTGSHLALVAPGSDILSTIPDRQYARVSGTSMATPHVAGVAALLKSAEPRWTAANLRQRLLDSAVDLGAPGMDPETGRGRLSAARALLPSSR, from the coding sequence GTGCCGCTGCGTTCGTCCCATCTGCTCGCTTCTTTGGCCGGAGTCGTGACCCTGGCCGGGTGCGCGACCTTCACCGCTCCGGTTCCAGGCCAAACGCCCGGTGCCGGTATGCGCGCGCAATCGGGCGAGTCCGAATACTGCATCGCGTTTCGGGATCCCCTGGCCCGCCAAGCGGCGCTGACTCGTCATGGGCTGCGCCCCCTGCGTGCCGTTCCCGCGCTGGAACTGGTCGTCGTGCGATTGCCCAACCTTCAGGCTGCCCGCGGGGCGCTCACGCGGGACGCGGCGGTGCGCTGGCTGGAACCGGTCGGCCAGGTCACGCTGGAGGAATCGGCCCCCGTCCCTGCGCCACCGGCCTTGGTGGGGCCATCTGCTGGGGACGACCAGCGCCCGGCCCAATGGGCGCTCGACAAGCTCGCGGTGGAAACGGCCTGGCAGCGCACCAGCGGGCGCAAGGAAACCCTGGTGGCCGTGGTCGACACGGGCATCGACGATCGCCATCCCGACCTCACCGGCCGCGTCCGCAAGGGCCGGGACTTCGTCAACGGGGACGACGACGCCTTCGACGATAACTTTCACGGCACGCACTGCGCGGGCATTCTGGCCGCCAACCGCGGCAATGGCGGCGTCGTGGGCGTGGCCCCGGAGGTCACGCTGTTGCCCGTGAAGGTCCTCTCCGCCCAGGGGTCGGGCACCTACGACCAGGTGGCGGCCGGCCTCGTCTATGCGGCGGACCAGGGGGCGTCGATCATCTCGGTCAGCCTGGGCACCTACACGCCCAGCCAGGTGTTGCTCGAAGCGGTGCGCCACGCGCAGCGGAAGGGCGCCTTGGTGGTCGCCGGGATGGGCAATCAAGGCAGCGACAAGCCATTTTATCCCGCCGCCTGGCCCGACGTGCTGGCGGTCGGTGCCACCACCGTCAAGGACGAGCGCGCCCGCTACTCGAACACGGGCAGTCACCTGGCCCTGGTGGCGCCCGGCAGCGACATTCTCTCGACCATCCCCGATCGTCAGTACGCGCGAGTGTCAGGCACGTCCATGGCCACGCCTCACGTGGCGGGCGTGGCGGCCCTGTTGAAGTCGGCCGAACCGCGCTGGACCGCGGCGAACCTGCGGCAGCGTCTGCTTGATTCGGCCGTCGACCTCGGTGCTCCCGGGATGGACCCGGAAACCGGACGCGGGCGCTTGAGCGCCGCTCGGGCCCTGCTTCCCTCGTCGCGCTGA